One Platichthys flesus chromosome 14, fPlaFle2.1, whole genome shotgun sequence genomic region harbors:
- the efcab14 gene encoding EF-hand calcium-binding domain-containing protein 14 → MKKRKELNALIGLGDSKRKKTKKGSGHRLLRTEPPDSESESSSDDDEFNTMSEAANFGKRSYTQCCNVCYPLFLFIILAACVMACAGLIWMQIALKEDLDSLKEKLHSMESSQKVSSTEIPKLNEDLKNKQRKLDDIENGDKGLSKLWSNLTEMNRKISLLDSAVNHLKANLKSAADLISLPTTVEELQKSVATIGSTLTSVQHDVKTMQSALENQKSDDDSKKKTDLTDLRKEVGETNKSEEQHHVWTAEQIHVLLSTVADLRQRVVSLENGSKQSLKDEDEAIQLATTSETPETDTVQEASTTKATPGDVQEMSTPLTEPHTSRRPRFLTPKRSKRYAHRNKTRCSKRVSLPGVSSLKDLEDIFQQAGVGHSLHGLTYQDLKKVFGTSAPDARTLDCFDNDRDQRYSLMELTAAVGL, encoded by the exons atgaagaagcgGAAGGAGCTGAACGCGCTGATCGGACTCGGGGACAGCAAGAGGAAGAAGACCAAGAAGGGCTCCGGTCACCGGCTCCTCAGAACCGAGCCGCCGGACTCCGAGTCCGAGTCGAGCTCCGACGACGACGAGTTCAACACCATGAGCGAAGCAGCCAACTTTGGGAA GAGAAGCTACACGCAGTGCTGCAATGTCTGCTACCCCTTGTTTCTGTTCATCATATTAGCCGCATGTGTCATGGCCTGTGCTGGTCTCATATGGATGCAGATTGCCCTGAAAGAAGATCTGGACTCgctgaaagaaaagctgcaCAGCA TGGAATCCAGCCAGAAGGTGTCGTCCACTGAAATACCAAAGCTCAACGAGGACCTGAAAAACAAGCAGAGGAAGCTTGATGACATTGAGAACGGGGACAAGGGGTTGAGCAAACTCTGGTCGAATCTTACAGAAATGAACAGAAAG ATCAGTTTGCTGGACTCGGCCGTAAACCATTTGAAGGCCAACTTGAAATCGGCCGCAGATTTGATCAGCCTTCCTACAACAGTTGAAGAGCTTCAAAAG agTGTTGCTACAATCGGCAGCACACTAACAAGTGTCCAGCACGACGTGAAGACGATGCAGTCTGCTCTTGAAAATCAGAAGAGTGACGATGACTCAAAGAAGAAAACG GACCTAACAGACCTGAGGAAAGAAGTGGGTGAGACTAACAAGTCGGAGGAGCAGCACCACGTCTGGACTGCTGAGCAGATCCATGTCCTCCTGTCTACAGTGGCAGATCTTCGTCAGAGAGTGGTCTCATTGGAGAACGGGTCCAAACAAAGC TTAAAGGATGAAGACGAGGCAATTCAACTGGCAACCACGAGTGAAACTCCAGAAACTGACACGGTGCAAGAAGCCAGTACGACCAAAGCAACACCTGGAGATGTTCAGG AGATGTCCACGCCGCTGACGGAGCCGCACACAAGCAGGCGTCCACGCTTCCTAACTCCTAAACGCTCCAAGAGATATGCCCACAGAAACAAGACAAGATGCTCAAAGAGGGTGTCCCTGCCTGGTGTCAGCTCCCTGAAAG ATTTGGAGGACATCTTCCAGCAGGCAGGTGTTGGACACAGTTTACACGGATTAACTTACCAGGATCTGAAGAAAGTATTTGGAACATCAGCACCTGATGCTCGTACCTTGGACTGCTTTGACAATGACAGGGACCAGAGGTACTCCCTGATGGAGCTGACGGCTGCCGTAGGCCTGTGA
- the znf830 gene encoding zinc finger protein 830 translates to MAPTKKVKKVVNQEELRRLMRQKQRQTTDKNRVESPFAKYNSLDHLSCVLCGVQVKSDLLWPAHVLGKQHKEKVAELKVAKSQPMPPPSQPVKRKATHSEDGKGKKAKAAAAAGQSESGLPGDFFERPGEKAAGSAPKSAGLSLLAGVYGGDDDDDDGDEADAGEGSQAATSKPAAPKAEGEAAGLPSDFFDSSIPSTPSISHSGSIHKAEVTEKSAIKKDSNKEMAEALPEGFFDDPVRDAKVRKVDAPQDQMDKEWDEFQKEMRQVNTKSEAIVAEDDEEGRLERQIDEIDEQIQCYKRVELLRDKRDVAKNQPLPRSDEQMETDDMSVDEEDDEEELLGLLSGDWRAKGALA, encoded by the coding sequence ATGGCACCAACGAAAAAGGTGAAGAAAGTGGTGAATCAGGAGGAGCTGCGGCGCTTGATGcggcagaaacagagacagacgacGGATAAGAACCGCGTCGAGTCTCCGTTCGCTAAGTACAACAGCCTGGATCATCTCAGCTGCGTGCTGTGCGGGGTGCAGGTGAAGTCCGATCTGCTGTGGCCGGCTCATGTCCTCGGGAAACAGCATAAAGAGAAGGTGGCTGAGCTGAAGGTGGCGAAGAGTCAACCAATGCCTCCACCGAGCCAGCCGGTGAAGAGGAAAGCGACGCACAGCGAGGACGGCAAAGGGAAGAAGGCGAaagcagcggcggcagcgggGCAGTCTGAGTCCGGGCTGCCGGGGGATTTCTTTGAGCGACCCGGAGAGAAAGCAGCTGGTTCTGCTCCTAAGTCTGCAGGTTTGAGTCTCTTGGCTGGAGTCTacggtggtgatgatgatgatgatgatggtgatgaagcgGATGCTGGAGAGGGAAGTCAAGCAGCAACCTCAAAGCCTGCTGCCCCGAAGGCTGAAGGTGAAGCTGCAGGGCTGCCATCTGACTTCTTTGACAGTTCCATCCCATCCACACCCTCCATCTCCCACTCTGGATCCATCCACAAAGCAGAGGTGACGGAGAAGAGCGCAATCAAGAAGGACTCAAACAAGGAGATGGCCGAGGCGCTGCCCGAGGGCTTCTTCGACGACCCGGTGCGAGATGCCAAAGTGCGCAAAGTGGATGCACCCCAAGATCAGATGGACAAGGAGTGGGACGAGTTTCAGAAGGAGATGAGACAGGTGAACACCAAGTCAGAGGCCATCGTAGctgaggatgacgaggagggaCGCCTCGAGCGTCAGATCGACGAAATCGATGAACAGATTCAGTGTTACAAGAGGGTCGAGCTGCTGAGGGACAAGCGCGATGTCGCGAAAAATCAACCTCTGCCCAGGAGTGATGAACAAATGGAGACCGATGACATGAGTGTGGATGAAGAGGACGACgaagaggagctgctggggCTACTGTCCGGAGACTGGAGGGCTAAGGGGGCACTGGCATAA
- the LOC133968145 gene encoding ankyrin repeat domain-containing protein 13C-like: MTGEKIRALRKDHNNKPNKNEERRDAHDETSNDTIPNGTSNLFKSNRAFQKSVKSSALQQQLNANNINGNVSPGGTVVNDNNKNPIILTKEELEFPVHECVFKADVRRLSSLIRTHSISQKDVHGNTPLHLALMLGHKECALLLLAHNAPVKIKNAQGWSPLAEAISYGDRQMITAILRKLKQQSRETVEDKRPKLLKALRELGDFYLELHWDFQSWVPLLSRMLPSDACKIYKQGINIRLDTTLIDFNDMKCQRGDLSFIFNGDAAPAQSFVVLDNEAKVYQRIHHEESEMETEEEVDILMSSDVYSATLSTKSISFSRSQIGWLFREDKTERVGNFEADFYSVNGLVLESRKRREHLSEEDILRNKAIMESLSKGGSISEQNFEPTRRQSLTAPAPNTLSWEEYITAEHGKPPHLGRELMCKESKKNFKASVAMSQEFPLGIESLLNVLEVIAPFKHFNKLREFVQMKLPPGFPVKLDIPVFPTITATVTFQEFRYDKFEESIFTIPPQFKEDPSRFPDL, translated from the exons ATGACGGGCGAGAAGATCCGCGCCCTGCGCAAGGACCACAACAACAAGCCCAACAAGaacgaggagaggagggacGCGCACGACGAGACCTCCAACGACACCATCCCCAACGGAACCAGCAACCTGTTCAAGTCCAACCGGGCTTTCCAGAAGTCCGTGAAGTCCTCcgcgctgcagcagcagctcaatgcGAACAACATCAACGGCAACGTGTCGCCCGGCGGCACCGTGGTcaacgacaacaacaagaacCCCATCATCCTCACCAAAGAGGAGCTGGAGTTCCCCGTGCACGAGTGCGTGTTCAAGGCAGACGTGCGTCgactctcctctctcatccggACCCACAGCATCTCTCAGAAGGACGTGCACG gGAACACACCTCTGCACCTGGCTCTGATGCTGGGCCACAAAG AATGTGCCCTCCTGCTGCTGGCCCACAATGCACCTGTAAAGATAAAGAATGCACAGGGATGGAGTCCTCTGGCAGAAGCCATCAGCTATGGGGACAGGCAAATGA TCACTGCAATACTGCGCAAGTTGAAACAGCAGTCCAGGGAGACTGTGGAGGACAAGAGGCCGAAACTACTGAAAGCCCTGAGGGAG CTTGGAGACTTTTATCTGGAGCTGCACTGGGATTTTCAGAGCTGGG TGCCTCTGTTGTCCCGGATGCTGCCGTCTGATGCTTGTAAAATCTACAAGCAGGGCATCAACATAAG ACTCGACACCACTCTCATCGACTTCAACGATATGAAATGTCAGCGTGGAGATCTTAGCTTCATCTTCAACGGCGACGCGGCCCCCGCTCAGTCCTTCGTGGTTCTGGACAACGAGGCCAAAGTGTACCAAAGAATACACCATGAG GAGTCGGAGATGGAGACTGAAGAAGAGGTGGACATTCTGATGAGCAGCGACGTCTACTCAGCGACTCTGTCAACCAAGTCCATCAGTTTCTCCCGCAGTCAGATTGGCTGGCTCTTCAGGGAGGATAAAACG GAGAGAGTTGGAAACTTCGAAGCCGACTTCTATTCGGTAAACGGTCTGGTGCTGGAGTCCAGGAAGCGGCGGGAGCACCTCAGTGAGGAGGACATCCTGAGGAACAAAGCCATCATGGAGAGCTTAAGTAAAGGAGGCAGCATCAGTGAACAGAACTTTGAG CCTACGAGGAGGCAGTCGCTCACGGCTCCAGCCCCAAACACTCTTTCCTGGGAAGAGTACATCACAGCAGAGCACGGAAA GCCACCTCATCTTGGGAGAGAGCTTATGTGCAAGGAAAGCAAGAAGAACTTCAAAGCTTCTGTAGCCATGAGCCAGGAATTCCCTCTGGGCATCGAGTC GTTACTAAACGTGTTGGAGGTCATCGCCCCGTTCAAGCACTTCAACAAACTCCGAGAGTTTGTTCAGATGAAACTTCCGCCTGGGTTTCCAGTCAAACTTG ACATCCCCGTCTTCCCCACGATCACAGCCACTGTCACCTTTCAGGAATTTCGCTACGACAAATTCGAAGAGTCCATCTTCACTATCCCCCCTCAATTCAAGGAGGATCCCAGTCGCTTCCCAGACCTCTGA
- the LOC133968949 gene encoding serine/arginine-rich splicing factor 11-like isoform X1, with the protein MSYTTKVVQVTNVSPSTTSEQMRTLFGFLGTIEELKLFPPDDSQMPVTSRVCFVKFHEPESVGVSQHLTNTVFVDRALIVVPFAEGSIPDEAKALSLLAPANAVAGILPGGGLLPTPNPMANQSMGGNPFGPTMDAMAAFGFGGSNMNPQAADQLLRFMTDPKLNPLAAGLNLNQALKAETSNKEIEEAMKRVREAQSLISAAIEPGNKESKKKHSRSRSRSRRKWSRSRSRHRRSKSRSKRRSNSRSRRRSKSPRKRHTRSRDRSRRSQSKSRDRKKEETRRRSNKTPPKSYSTARRSRSASRRRRRSRSNSLPVKKSPKRKSSKSPSPRRHKKEKKRDKEKEKDRRSDKDRSREEHDHSSSKKKRSKDKEREYERKSDGDTGDVKITRDYDEEEQGYDSAKEREERKDSDDSAQSPRSVEGNGSGRSVKRAKVNGADDHREADMDVSD; encoded by the exons ATGAGTTACACCACGAAGGTGGTGCAGGTGACGAACGTGTCGCCGAGCACAACATCGGAGCAGATGCGGACGCTGTTCGGTTTCCTGGGGACCATCGAGGAGCTCAAGTTGTTTCCTCCAGA TGATTCTCAGATGCCGGTGACATCACGGGTCTGCTTCGTCAAGTTCCACGAGCCGGAGTCTGTCGGCGTGTCCCAACATCTGACCAACACCGTGTTTGTGGACAGGGCGTTGATTGTGGTCCCGTTCGCTGAAG GATCTATTCCGGATGAGGCCAAAGCGTTGTCGCTGTTGGCGCCAGCAAATGCCGTCGCAGGAATTCTGCCGGGAGGAGGACTTCTTCCAACGCCCAACCCCATGGCCAATCAATCG ATGGGAGGGAACCCTTTTGGTCCGACCATGGATGCAATGGCTGCATTTGGCTTCGGAGGATCTAATATGAATCCTCAG GCTGCTGATCAGCTGTTACGGTTCATGACAGATCCAAA ACTGAACCCTCTGGCTGCCGGCTTAAACCTGAATCAAGCCCTGAAGGCTGAGACTTCTAACAAAGAAATCGAAGAGGCCATGAAGAGAGTGAGGGAAGCACAGTCACTTATCTCTGCTGCTATTGAACCTGGAA ATAAGGAGAGCAAGAAGAAGCACTCTCGGTCCAGGTCGAGGTCCAGGAGGAAGTGGTCCAGATCCCGCTCAAGGCACAG GCGAAGCAAAAGCAGATCAAAGCGTCGCTCAAACTCGAGAAGCAGGAGGCGCTCAAAGAGCCCACGCAAGAGACACACCCGCTCCAGAGACAGAAGCAGGCGATCACAGAGCAAATCCAG agatagaaagaaagaagaaactcGGCGAAGAAGTAACAAAACACCGCCGAAAAGCTACAGTACAGCCAGGAGGTCACGCAGCGCGAGCCG GAGACGCAGGAGAAGTCGCAGCAACAGTCTGCCTGTTAAAAAGTCTCCAAAGAGGAAGAGCTCCAAGTCTCCATCTCCTAGGAG GcacaagaaggagaagaaaagggacaaggaaaaggaaaaagatcgCAGGAGTGATAAAGATCGTAGTCGCGAAGAACACGATCACTCTAGCAGCAAGAAAAAGAGAagtaaagacaaagaaagagagtaCGAGCGGAAATCAGACGGTGACACCGGAGATGTTAAG ATCACAAGGGATTACGACGAAGAAGAGCAAGGCTATGACAGCgcgaaggagagggaggagaggaaggactCGGACGACTCCGCTCAGTCGCCTCGGTCGGTGGAAGGTAACGGCTCAGGGCGGTCCGTTAAACGGGCCAAAGTTAACGGTGCTGACGACCATCGTGAAGCAGACATGGACGTCAGTGACTGA
- the LOC133968949 gene encoding serine/arginine-rich splicing factor 11-like isoform X3, translated as MANQSMGGNPFGPTMDAMAAFGFGGSNMNPQAADQLLRFMTDPKLNPLAAGLNLNQALKAETSNKEIEEAMKRVREAQSLISAAIEPGNKESKKKHSRSRSRSRRKWSRSRSRHRRSKSRSKRRSNSRSRRRSKSPRKRHTRSRDRSRRSQSKSRDRKKEETRRRSNKTPPKSYSTARRSRSASRRRRRSRSNSLPVKKSPKRKSSKSPSPRRHKKEKKRDKEKEKDRRSDKDRSREEHDHSSSKKKRSKDKEREYERKSDGDTGDVKITRDYDEEEQGYDSAKEREERKDSDDSAQSPRSVEGNGSGRSVKRAKVNGADDHREADMDVSD; from the exons ATGGCCAATCAATCG ATGGGAGGGAACCCTTTTGGTCCGACCATGGATGCAATGGCTGCATTTGGCTTCGGAGGATCTAATATGAATCCTCAG GCTGCTGATCAGCTGTTACGGTTCATGACAGATCCAAA ACTGAACCCTCTGGCTGCCGGCTTAAACCTGAATCAAGCCCTGAAGGCTGAGACTTCTAACAAAGAAATCGAAGAGGCCATGAAGAGAGTGAGGGAAGCACAGTCACTTATCTCTGCTGCTATTGAACCTGGAA ATAAGGAGAGCAAGAAGAAGCACTCTCGGTCCAGGTCGAGGTCCAGGAGGAAGTGGTCCAGATCCCGCTCAAGGCACAG GCGAAGCAAAAGCAGATCAAAGCGTCGCTCAAACTCGAGAAGCAGGAGGCGCTCAAAGAGCCCACGCAAGAGACACACCCGCTCCAGAGACAGAAGCAGGCGATCACAGAGCAAATCCAG agatagaaagaaagaagaaactcGGCGAAGAAGTAACAAAACACCGCCGAAAAGCTACAGTACAGCCAGGAGGTCACGCAGCGCGAGCCG GAGACGCAGGAGAAGTCGCAGCAACAGTCTGCCTGTTAAAAAGTCTCCAAAGAGGAAGAGCTCCAAGTCTCCATCTCCTAGGAG GcacaagaaggagaagaaaagggacaaggaaaaggaaaaagatcgCAGGAGTGATAAAGATCGTAGTCGCGAAGAACACGATCACTCTAGCAGCAAGAAAAAGAGAagtaaagacaaagaaagagagtaCGAGCGGAAATCAGACGGTGACACCGGAGATGTTAAG ATCACAAGGGATTACGACGAAGAAGAGCAAGGCTATGACAGCgcgaaggagagggaggagaggaaggactCGGACGACTCCGCTCAGTCGCCTCGGTCGGTGGAAGGTAACGGCTCAGGGCGGTCCGTTAAACGGGCCAAAGTTAACGGTGCTGACGACCATCGTGAAGCAGACATGGACGTCAGTGACTGA
- the LOC133968949 gene encoding serine/arginine-rich splicing factor 11-like isoform X2, which yields MCLYSLLCSSLMPDFIFLIGSIPDEAKALSLLAPANAVAGILPGGGLLPTPNPMANQSMGGNPFGPTMDAMAAFGFGGSNMNPQAADQLLRFMTDPKLNPLAAGLNLNQALKAETSNKEIEEAMKRVREAQSLISAAIEPGNKESKKKHSRSRSRSRRKWSRSRSRHRRSKSRSKRRSNSRSRRRSKSPRKRHTRSRDRSRRSQSKSRDRKKEETRRRSNKTPPKSYSTARRSRSASRRRRRSRSNSLPVKKSPKRKSSKSPSPRRHKKEKKRDKEKEKDRRSDKDRSREEHDHSSSKKKRSKDKEREYERKSDGDTGDVKITRDYDEEEQGYDSAKEREERKDSDDSAQSPRSVEGNGSGRSVKRAKVNGADDHREADMDVSD from the exons ATGTGTCTCTACAGTTTGTTGTGTTCTTCCCTAATGCctgattttattttcctgataGGATCTATTCCGGATGAGGCCAAAGCGTTGTCGCTGTTGGCGCCAGCAAATGCCGTCGCAGGAATTCTGCCGGGAGGAGGACTTCTTCCAACGCCCAACCCCATGGCCAATCAATCG ATGGGAGGGAACCCTTTTGGTCCGACCATGGATGCAATGGCTGCATTTGGCTTCGGAGGATCTAATATGAATCCTCAG GCTGCTGATCAGCTGTTACGGTTCATGACAGATCCAAA ACTGAACCCTCTGGCTGCCGGCTTAAACCTGAATCAAGCCCTGAAGGCTGAGACTTCTAACAAAGAAATCGAAGAGGCCATGAAGAGAGTGAGGGAAGCACAGTCACTTATCTCTGCTGCTATTGAACCTGGAA ATAAGGAGAGCAAGAAGAAGCACTCTCGGTCCAGGTCGAGGTCCAGGAGGAAGTGGTCCAGATCCCGCTCAAGGCACAG GCGAAGCAAAAGCAGATCAAAGCGTCGCTCAAACTCGAGAAGCAGGAGGCGCTCAAAGAGCCCACGCAAGAGACACACCCGCTCCAGAGACAGAAGCAGGCGATCACAGAGCAAATCCAG agatagaaagaaagaagaaactcGGCGAAGAAGTAACAAAACACCGCCGAAAAGCTACAGTACAGCCAGGAGGTCACGCAGCGCGAGCCG GAGACGCAGGAGAAGTCGCAGCAACAGTCTGCCTGTTAAAAAGTCTCCAAAGAGGAAGAGCTCCAAGTCTCCATCTCCTAGGAG GcacaagaaggagaagaaaagggacaaggaaaaggaaaaagatcgCAGGAGTGATAAAGATCGTAGTCGCGAAGAACACGATCACTCTAGCAGCAAGAAAAAGAGAagtaaagacaaagaaagagagtaCGAGCGGAAATCAGACGGTGACACCGGAGATGTTAAG ATCACAAGGGATTACGACGAAGAAGAGCAAGGCTATGACAGCgcgaaggagagggaggagaggaaggactCGGACGACTCCGCTCAGTCGCCTCGGTCGGTGGAAGGTAACGGCTCAGGGCGGTCCGTTAAACGGGCCAAAGTTAACGGTGCTGACGACCATCGTGAAGCAGACATGGACGTCAGTGACTGA